The segment TCTCGCACCGACCCGGCAACGGCTCTCGAAGCTGGCCCCGGAACACACTCCGACCGCCGTCGTCGGGACCGACCGACCCGACGTGGTCATCGAGGTGACCTACGACGGCGCCGACCTCGACACGGTCGCGGAGTTGACCGGCCTGAGCGCCACCGAGGTGATCGCCGCCCACACCGGCAGCCGGTGGCGGGTCGGATTCGGCGGTTTCGCACCGGGATTCGCATACCTCGTCGGCGGGGACCCGCGGCTGCAGGTGCCCCGCCGCGACGAGCCGCGCACCCGGGTGCCGGCCGGATCGGTGGCTCTGGCCGGCGAGTTCAGCGGTGTCTACCCACGCGAGTCCCCCGGCGGTTGGCAGCTGATCGGACGCACCGACGCCGTGCTCTTCGACGTCACCCGGGACAAACCGGCCCTGCTGACGCCGGGTATGACCGTCGCGTTCCGGGAGGTCTGATCCTGATGAGTATCACGCTGGAAGTCCTGCGCACCGGACCGCTGGCGCTTGTCGAAGATCTCGGCCGTCCGGGCATGGCCCACATGGGCGTGACACGTTCCGGGGCGGCCGACCGCCGCGCCCACACGCTGGCCAATCGGCTGGTCGCCAATCCTGGGGAGCGGGCCACCGTCGAGGTGACCTTCGGCGGGTTCTCGGCACGGGTGCACGGCGGCGGAAAAGAAGGCGTCGCCATTGCCGTGACCGGCGCCGACACGGATCCCTCGGTGAACGGTGTTCCCTTCGGCACCAACAGTATTCACTACGCACATGATGGAGAGGTCATCTCGCTGGGCGCCCCGCATTCGGGCTTGCGCAGCTACCTCGCGGTGCGTGGCGGCATCGACGTGGGGCCGGTGCTCGGGTCGCGGAGCTATGACGTGATGTCGAGTATCGGACCGGCGCCGCTGCGCGCCGGCGATGTGCTGCCGGTCGGCGAGCACACCGCCGATTTCCCCGAACTGGACCAGGCCCCGGTCGGCACCATCGAACCCGACATCCTCGAGCTGGCCGTGGTGCCGGGCCCGCGGGACGACTGGTTCGTGGACCCCGACATCCTGATCCGCACCAACTGGCTGGTGACCAACCGCAGCGACCGGGTCGGGATGCGGCTGGTCGGCATGCCGCTGGAATACCGCTGGCCCGACCGGCAGCTGCCCAGCGAGGGCGCCACCCGCGGGGCGATACAGATTCCGCCCAACGGGTTCCCGGTGATCCTGGGGCCGGATCACCCGGTCACCGGCGGATACCCGGTGATCGGTGTGGTGACCGAGGAGGACATCGACAAGCTCGGCCAGACCCGACCCGGTCAGACAGTGCGGTTGCACTGGTCGCGGCCCCGCCGGCCGCTCTGATTTGGTGGTAGAAACGCTGTGTGCGCAGTCACAGCCACAGTCAGGGCGCGGTCCGGGAGGTTCACACCGCCCGGCTGATCCACACCGCCGATCTGGACGCCGAGACGCGCGAAGATGCCCGCCGGATGGTGGTCGACGCCTTCGGGACAGACGACGACGGTGACCCCGGCGCCGCGTTCGGCGATGCCGACTGGGAGCACGCGCTGGGCGGCATGCACGCGTTGATCTGCCGGCACGGCGCCATCATCGCCCACGGCGCGGTGGTGCAGCGCCGGCTCCTCTACCGCGGCAAGGCACTGCGCTGCGGCTACATCGAGGCCGTTGCGGTGCGCGCGGACTGGCGCGGCCAGGGGCTGGCCACCGCCGTCATGGACGCCCTCGAACAGGTGCTGCGCGGCGCCTATCAGCTCGGTGCGCTGAGCGCCTCGGAGGCCGGGCTGGCGCTGTACCTGCCGCGCGGCTGGCAGCAGTGGAACGGCCCGACCTCGGTGCTGGCGCCGACCGGCATCCGCCGCACGCCCGAGGATGACGGCGGCGTGCACGTACTACCGATCAGCGTCGAGCTGGACACCTCCACCGAGCTCACCTGCGACTGGCGCGACGGTGACGTCTGGTAGCTGGGCACCTCACAGCCCGGCGCCGTCGGCGGTGAGCGGAAGTTCACTGCCGGGTTATCGCGAGCAGCGATTGTGCAACATTGCCCTCCTAGCCTGTGACCCCATGCACCACGCGCTCCAGCCCAGTGCGACACCGCCATGCAATCGCCAGGTAACACCCGAGAAACATGCACTGAATACACAGGACAGATGACCGAACCTGATTGGGCGCCGCTCACCGGGTTCCGGGTCGCCGTGACCTCGGCCCGGCGCGCCGAGGAGCTCAGCGCCCTGCTGACCCGGCGCGGCGCGGCCGTGACCAGCGCAGCCGCCATCACCATGGTGCCGCTGCCCGACGACGACGAACTGCGGGTGAACACCGAGGCCCTGATCGCGGCGCCGCCGGACATCGTCATCGCCACCACCGGCATCGGGCTGCGCGGCTGGATCGCCGCGGCCGACGGCTGGGGACTGGCCCACGAACTGACCGCGGCGCTGGGCAACGCCCGCATCGTCTCCCGTGGCCCCAAGGCGACCGGGGCACTGCGCGCCGCCGGGCTGCCCGAGGAGTGGTCCCCGGAGTCGGAGTCCTCCCGCGAGTTACTGCACTACCTGCTGGAGGGCGGGATCGTCGGGATGCGGGTGGCCGTCCAGCTGCACGGCACCAATGACGATTGGGACCCGTTCCCGGAGTTTCTCGACGAACTGCGGGCCGCCGGCGCCGACGTGGTGCCGATCCGGGTGTACCGGTGGAATCCGGCACCCCGCAACGGCCCGTTCGACCAGTTGGTCCTCGGCATCGCCGAACAGCGTTTCGACGCCGTCAGCTTCACCTCCGCGCCGGCCGTCGCGGCCCTGCTGCTGCGCGCCCGCGACCTCGACGTGGAGGACGCCGTCCTCACCGCACTGCGCACCAACGTGCACGCCATGTGCGTCGGTCCGATCACCGCCCGCCCGCTGGTGCGCCTCGGCGTGCCGACCTCGGCGCCGGAGCGGATGCGCCTGGGCGCGTTGGCCCGGCACATCACCGACGAGCTGCCGTTGCTGCAGTCCCGCCGGATGCGGGTCGCCGGACACCTGCTGGAGATTCGCGGCACGTGCGTGATGGTCGACGAGGTGGTCAAGGAGCTGCCACCGGCCGGGATGGCGACCATCAGGGCATTGGCCCACCGCCCTGGCGCGGTGGTGTCGCGCTCCGATCTGCTGAGCGCACTACCGGGCAGCGGGACCGACACCCACGCCGTCGAGACTGCGGTGCTGCGTCTGCGAACAGCACTGGGCGACAAGAACATCGTGTCCACCGTCGTCAAGCGGGGGTACCGGCTGGCCGTCGACGAGTTCCCGGCCGGTGCGGCATGAACCGGCACACGGCCGCCGTGCTGGTGGCACACGGCACCCGTAAACCGGGCGGTGTCGCCATGGTGGAGGAACTCGCCCGGCGCGTCGGCCACCTGCTCGACCGCACGGTGCAGGTCGCGTTCGTCGACGTGCTCGGCCCGACCCCGACCGACGTGCTCTCTGGCCTTCCCCAGCACCAGCCGGCCGTGCTGGTGCCCGCGTTCCTGGCCGGCGGCTTCCACGTCCGCGTCGATGTGCCCGCCCATGTGCAGGCCAGTGCCCACCCGGACGTCACGGTGACCAGACCGTTGGGGCCGTGCGCCGGGACGGTCCGGGTACTCGCCGACCGTCTCTACGAATCAGGTTGGCGCCCTGGCGATTCTGTTGTCTTGGCCGCGGCCGGGACATCGGATCGCAGTGCGCAGTCCGATCTCCGGCAGACCGCGGCGATGCTGTCCGCACTGATCGGCGACCGGGTGGAACTCGGCTACGCCGCCACCGGCGCCCCGACGGTCGCCGACGCGGTCGCGACCGCGCGCGCCCGCAGCGACGGGGCGAGGATCGCGGTGGCGTCCTACCTGCTCGCCGACGGACTGTTCCAGGATCGGCTGCGCGCGTCCGGCGCCGACATCGTGAGCGAGCCGCTGGGCATTCATCCCGGCATGATCCGGCTGATCGCGAGCCGGTTCCGGCGCGCGCACGCGGCGCACCTGCCGCTGGCCGCATGAGCTGAGCTGGCGATTCGGGGACGCCATGTTCCTGGGCTAATATCGCACAAATGGTTTCGCTGGGGGGAGGTGAGCAGCTGCGTGCGCAGCTGCTCGCGATATTGCAGGACGCCGACCGCCCCTTGACGACCTCGGAGCTGCGCGACCATCTGCACGCGCACTGCGCGTCGCAGGTGGTGATAGAGACCGTGTACCGCAATCTGACGGTGCTCCAGCGTCGCGACGAAGTGGAGCGGCGGCCGGGTGCCGGCCGCGACGCCTGCTGGGGCCCGACCGAGGCTACACAGCGATCTGCACGTAACCGTCCGGCGTGATGCGGGTCCGGTAGACCTGCACCGAGGCTTCCGGATCATCCAGGCAGACACCATCATCGAATGCGAATGCCTGCTTCTTGATCGGCGACTGCACGCAGGCGCGGCCGGCGCGGTCCCCGACGAGGCCCCGCGACATCACTGCGGCGCCCGAGAACGGGTCGATATTGCTCACCGCGTGCAGGGCACCGTCATCGAGCCGGAACAGCGCGACCTGCACATCGTCGGGCAGCAGCACCGCGACACCGCGACACGGCAGCAGCCGGTCATAGGCACATGCCAGCGTCCACTCCGAATCACCCTGAGCGTCCATGGTTTTGCGGTCGTCGAGCAGGGTCATGAGGTCTCCTGTACTGGTCGCATCTTCGGCATCCCGATGGGCACCTTGCGGCCGAACGACTCGGTGAACTCGATGGTCGGGTCGGCGACGTCGGGGGCGTTGACGAACGACACGAACCGCGACAGCTTCTCCGGGTCCTCCAGCACGCCCTTCCACTCGCACGCGTAGCCGTCGACGTGGCGCGCCATGGCGGCCTCGAATTCCGCTGCCAGGCCCAGCGAATCGTTGCAGACCACATCACGCAGGTGGTCGATACCGCCTTCGAGCGCGTCCAGCCACGGCGCGGTGCGCTGCAGGCGGTCCGCGGTGCGGATGTAGAACATCAGATAGCGGTCGATGTAACGGATCAGCGTCTCGTCGTCGAGGTCGCCGGCCAGTAACTGGGCGTGCTTGGGGGTCATCCCGCCGTTACCGGATACATAGAGGTTCCAACCGGTTTCGGTGGCGATGACACCGACGTCCTTACCGCGGGCCTCCGCGCACTCGCGTGCACATCCCGATACGCCCATCTTGATCTTGTGCGGTGCACGCAGCCCGCGGTAACGAAGTTCCAGGTTGATCGCCATCTGGACCGAGTCCTGCTGGCCGTACCGGCACCAGTCACTACCCACACAGCTCTTCACGGTGCGCAGCGACTTGCCATAGGCCTGGCCGGATTCCATCCCGCCCTCGACCAGGCGGCGCCAGATCTCGGGCAGTTGATCGACACGGGCACCGAACATGTCGATGCGCTGCCCACCGGTGATCTTGGTGTAGAGGTCGAAATCCCGGGCGATCTCCCCGATCAGGATCAGCTGCTCGGGGGTGATGTCACCGCCGGGCACCCGCGGCACCACCGAGTAGCTGCCGTTCTTCTGGATATTGGCCAGGAAGTGATCATTGGAGTCCTGCAGTGAGGCTTGCTCACCACCGAGCACATGGTCCGAGCTGGTGGAGGCCAGGATCGAGGCGACCGTGGGTTTGCAGATATCGCAACCCTTTCCGGTGCCGAACTTCTCGATCAGGCCGGAGAACGTCCGGATCTCGGTTGCGGTGATGATCTCGAACAGTTCGGCGCGCGACTGGCTGAAGTGCTCACACAGTGATTTCGATTGCTCGACGCCCTCGGACTCCAGCAACTGCTTGAGCAGCGGGACACAGGATCCGCACGAGGTCCCGGCCAATGTGCACTTCTTCAGTCCGGGAACATCGGTGCAGCCGCCGCAGATGGCTTCCTTCAGATCACCTTTGGTGACGTTGTTGCAGGAGCAGATCTGCGCGATATCGGGCAGCGCGCCGACGCCGAGCGCTCCCGCACCGTCCCCATTGCCGACCGGCGCGATGAGCGAGAGCGGATCTCCCGGCAGCTCGCTGGCCACCATCGGGCGCAGCACACCGTAGGCGGACGCGTCGCCGACCAGGATTCCGCCGAGCAGCGTCTTGGCGTCATCGGAAAGCACCAGTTTGGCGTAGGTCTGTTTGACCGGATCGTTGACCACGACGTCAAGGCTGTTGGGGGTGTGTCCCTTGGCGTCACCGAAACTGGCCACATCCACACCGAGCAACTTCAGCTTGGTGGACATGTCGGCCTCACCGAATTCGGCTCCGCCACCGAGCAGCCGGTCGGCGACGACCTCGGCACTGGTGTAGCCCGGGCCCACCAGCCCGTAGCAGCGGCCCTCGATGGCAGCCACCTCGCCGACCGCGTAGATGTCGGGATCGCTTGTCACACAGGTGAGATCGGTCATGACGCCACCGCGCTGGGCGAGCTCCAGGCCGGCCTCGCGGGCCAGTTCGTCGCGGGGACGCACACCGGCGGCGAAGATGACGACACCAGCCTCGATGCTGGTTCCGTCGTTGAGCGTCACCCGCACCGCGTCGCTGGACTGAGACTTGCGCAGCGGCTGGTTCTTCTGCGCGGGCGCGATGGTCTCGGTGCTCACGCCGGTGTGGACCTCGATGCCCAGCCCCCGGATCATCCTGGTCAGCACGGCGCCGCCGGCCTCGTCCAGCTGGGCCGCCATCAGATGCGGGGACATCTCCAGCACATGGGTGTCCAGGCCGAAGGTGCGCAGGGCGTTGGCGGCTTCCAGGCCGAGCAGGCCGCCACCGATCACGACCCCGACCGGCGTCTTGGTCGCCAGTGCCGCCTGCGCGCCGTCCCGGATGGCATCCAGGTCGTCGAGGGTGCGGTACACGTGGCACTGCGGCAGATCGCGCCCCGGAACCGGCGGCACGAAGGCGTACGACCCGGTGGCCAGCACCAGGGCGTCGTACTCCAGGCAGCTGCCGTCGGCCAGCGTGATGGTCTTGGCGGCCCGGTCGATTCCCCGGGCCGCCAAGCCCAGATGCAGGACGACACCGTTGTCGCCTGCATAGTCATTTCCGGGAAGCGCCAGCCGGGCGCGTTCCCAGTGCTCGGTGTAGCCGGTCAGACCCACCCGGTCATAGGCCGCGTCGGCTTCCTCGGACAACACCGTGACCCGCCAGGCGCCGTCGGTGTCACGGGCCCGCAACGCCTCGACGAAGCGGTGCCCGACCATGCCGTGTCCGACGACGACCACATGCTTAGGGGCCACCTGCTTGGCTGATTGCATACCGCGACGGTAGGGAGCCGATATTGCCGCAATGTCGCCTCGTGTGAATCGGCCGTCACGGTGTCCTCACATACCGGCGCGGCGTCCTGTGAGTGCTTCGCCGAGAGCGAACACCCTGTTGGAACTTAAGCGTGGTCGACTCAAGTTCTAAGGGTATCGGACCGGCGCAGGGCTGGTCACCGTACGCAAGGAGCTAGACATGACCAACACCGCCGTGCGCACCCGACCCACCTCTCCGGTCGATTTCTGGCTGCGCGACTTCTTCGGCACCCCCGCCCCGGTCGCGGCGGAATTCAATCCAGCGGCCGAGGTGGTCCGCGACGGCGACGACGCCGTCGTCCGCCTGGAGCTGCCCGGCGTCGACGTCGAGCAGGATGTGACCGTCGAACTCGACCGTGGTCAGCTGGTCATCCGCGGGGAGCGCCGCGATGAACACAGCGAGGGTCGCACCCTCTCGGAGGTCCACTACGGCACGTTCCGTCGCTCGTTCAAGGTGCCCGCTCAGGTGTCCGGCGAGGCGGTATCGGCGTCCTACGATGCCGGGGTGCTCACCGTCCGGGTCGCCGGGGTCTACGCCGGCACCGAACCGCAGCGCATCGCCATCACCACCAAGGCATAGGCCCGAAAGGACCCCGGTCGAACCCGACACCCTCAACGGGGGTGCCATGCAACGAGGCCCCGCGCGATGCCGCGGGGCCTCGTCGTCGGGGAGTTCGACCGGACCGAAAATCATTCGAACGGCGTACTGCCCCGGTGGATGTCCTCGGCTAGCGTTGCACTGCTGCGCAATAGCTGAATAGGAAGTCAGACCGCCGATGCCCCACCGGGATACCCCTTACGCACGTCAGATCGGCAGAGTCGGGGCACTCGCGGTCGCCCTCGGAGTCGGCTTCGCGATCGGCTCGCCGATCGCCTGGGCGAAACCGGAACCCAACGAAGCATCGGCGTCCTCCGACGGCGCCGGTTCAGCTACCCCCGATGCGGCCGAGAGCGCTTCCGGCACCCCCACATCCGGCACCAAAGACGACCCGAACCCAGCGGCCGACCCGGCCGAACCCAAGGCGATCCCGCAAACCGCGGAAACCGAAACCGGGTTGTCCGAGCCGACCTCCATGTCGAGCAGCACGCGGGCCGGTAAACGGGGCATCCGGACCGCGGCCGAGCCGAAGGTCCGGGCGGCCCTCGCCGAAGAGGACACCGAGGCCGAACCGGAGCCGCCAGCCATCGAAGTCCAGGATCGGCCACCGACCAGAGTCGAGCCCGCCGCGCCGGCCCTCGCCCCGGTAGCGACGCTGCCGGAACCCGAACTGAAGGCTGCCGAGGCGGACCTGGTCGCCACCGACACCGCCGCGATCATGGCCTCCCCGCTGTCGGCACTCGACACCGGACAGACGAACCCCGTCGAGGATCCGATGATCTGGGTGCTCGCCGCAGC is part of the Mycobacterium adipatum genome and harbors:
- a CDS encoding uroporphyrinogen-III synthase; protein product: MTEPDWAPLTGFRVAVTSARRAEELSALLTRRGAAVTSAAAITMVPLPDDDELRVNTEALIAAPPDIVIATTGIGLRGWIAAADGWGLAHELTAALGNARIVSRGPKATGALRAAGLPEEWSPESESSRELLHYLLEGGIVGMRVAVQLHGTNDDWDPFPEFLDELRAAGADVVPIRVYRWNPAPRNGPFDQLVLGIAEQRFDAVSFTSAPAVAALLLRARDLDVEDAVLTALRTNVHAMCVGPITARPLVRLGVPTSAPERMRLGALARHITDELPLLQSRRMRVAGHLLEIRGTCVMVDEVVKELPPAGMATIRALAHRPGAVVSRSDLLSALPGSGTDTHAVETAVLRLRTALGDKNIVSTVVKRGYRLAVDEFPAGAA
- a CDS encoding transcriptional repressor; this translates as MVSLGGGEQLRAQLLAILQDADRPLTTSELRDHLHAHCASQVVIETVYRNLTVLQRRDEVERRPGAGRDACWGPTEATQRSARNRPA
- a CDS encoding GNAT family N-acetyltransferase, translating into MRSHSHSQGAVREVHTARLIHTADLDAETREDARRMVVDAFGTDDDGDPGAAFGDADWEHALGGMHALICRHGAIIAHGAVVQRRLLYRGKALRCGYIEAVAVRADWRGQGLATAVMDALEQVLRGAYQLGALSASEAGLALYLPRGWQQWNGPTSVLAPTGIRRTPEDDGGVHVLPISVELDTSTELTCDWRDGDVW
- a CDS encoding 5-oxoprolinase/urea amidolyase family protein translates to MSITLEVLRTGPLALVEDLGRPGMAHMGVTRSGAADRRAHTLANRLVANPGERATVEVTFGGFSARVHGGGKEGVAIAVTGADTDPSVNGVPFGTNSIHYAHDGEVISLGAPHSGLRSYLAVRGGIDVGPVLGSRSYDVMSSIGPAPLRAGDVLPVGEHTADFPELDQAPVGTIEPDILELAVVPGPRDDWFVDPDILIRTNWLVTNRSDRVGMRLVGMPLEYRWPDRQLPSEGATRGAIQIPPNGFPVILGPDHPVTGGYPVIGVVTEEDIDKLGQTRPGQTVRLHWSRPRRPL
- a CDS encoding Hsp20/alpha crystallin family protein, which translates into the protein MTNTAVRTRPTSPVDFWLRDFFGTPAPVAAEFNPAAEVVRDGDDAVVRLELPGVDVEQDVTVELDRGQLVIRGERRDEHSEGRTLSEVHYGTFRRSFKVPAQVSGEAVSASYDAGVLTVRVAGVYAGTEPQRIAITTKA
- a CDS encoding 5-oxoprolinase subunit B family protein; this translates as MSVTTETKAPGTLGAVRDYGDQALLLEFDSTADVLAWTDTVTRAGMPGVLDIVPASRTVLLKLAGPRYLAPTRQRLSKLAPEHTPTAVVGTDRPDVVIEVTYDGADLDTVAELTGLSATEVIAAHTGSRWRVGFGGFAPGFAYLVGGDPRLQVPRRDEPRTRVPAGSVALAGEFSGVYPRESPGGWQLIGRTDAVLFDVTRDKPALLTPGMTVAFREV
- the nirD gene encoding nitrite reductase small subunit NirD; its protein translation is MTLLDDRKTMDAQGDSEWTLACAYDRLLPCRGVAVLLPDDVQVALFRLDDGALHAVSNIDPFSGAAVMSRGLVGDRAGRACVQSPIKKQAFAFDDGVCLDDPEASVQVYRTRITPDGYVQIAV
- a CDS encoding sirohydrochlorin chelatase, with the protein product MNRHTAAVLVAHGTRKPGGVAMVEELARRVGHLLDRTVQVAFVDVLGPTPTDVLSGLPQHQPAVLVPAFLAGGFHVRVDVPAHVQASAHPDVTVTRPLGPCAGTVRVLADRLYESGWRPGDSVVLAAAGTSDRSAQSDLRQTAAMLSALIGDRVELGYAATGAPTVADAVATARARSDGARIAVASYLLADGLFQDRLRASGADIVSEPLGIHPGMIRLIASRFRRAHAAHLPLAA
- the nirB gene encoding nitrite reductase large subunit NirB; this encodes MQSAKQVAPKHVVVVGHGMVGHRFVEALRARDTDGAWRVTVLSEEADAAYDRVGLTGYTEHWERARLALPGNDYAGDNGVVLHLGLAARGIDRAAKTITLADGSCLEYDALVLATGSYAFVPPVPGRDLPQCHVYRTLDDLDAIRDGAQAALATKTPVGVVIGGGLLGLEAANALRTFGLDTHVLEMSPHLMAAQLDEAGGAVLTRMIRGLGIEVHTGVSTETIAPAQKNQPLRKSQSSDAVRVTLNDGTSIEAGVVIFAAGVRPRDELAREAGLELAQRGGVMTDLTCVTSDPDIYAVGEVAAIEGRCYGLVGPGYTSAEVVADRLLGGGAEFGEADMSTKLKLLGVDVASFGDAKGHTPNSLDVVVNDPVKQTYAKLVLSDDAKTLLGGILVGDASAYGVLRPMVASELPGDPLSLIAPVGNGDGAGALGVGALPDIAQICSCNNVTKGDLKEAICGGCTDVPGLKKCTLAGTSCGSCVPLLKQLLESEGVEQSKSLCEHFSQSRAELFEIITATEIRTFSGLIEKFGTGKGCDICKPTVASILASTSSDHVLGGEQASLQDSNDHFLANIQKNGSYSVVPRVPGGDITPEQLILIGEIARDFDLYTKITGGQRIDMFGARVDQLPEIWRRLVEGGMESGQAYGKSLRTVKSCVGSDWCRYGQQDSVQMAINLELRYRGLRAPHKIKMGVSGCARECAEARGKDVGVIATETGWNLYVSGNGGMTPKHAQLLAGDLDDETLIRYIDRYLMFYIRTADRLQRTAPWLDALEGGIDHLRDVVCNDSLGLAAEFEAAMARHVDGYACEWKGVLEDPEKLSRFVSFVNAPDVADPTIEFTESFGRKVPIGMPKMRPVQETS